In Palaemon carinicauda isolate YSFRI2023 chromosome 1, ASM3689809v2, whole genome shotgun sequence, the genomic stretch AGCAAGACACTTGATAATAGTGCGTTTATTACTgaataatacaaagaaatattgCAGTTTACTGCTAAATTTTGTTGCATTTGTAAGCCTTATTACTTTTGCACGTGCTGacagtatttgaatatgtgaaatggataataattcttacttctacaagtgaaatgttcaacagaaaattgtgatactgtagaataaaatagaaataaaactggttCATGCTATAGAGAAACTTCATTCTTAGTTGAATTTTGAGATAAATTTCGTGATATCACACAATAACAAACCAGATACTATAATTAGCAGTATTCTAAAGAGCACGACGATGATATTTAACAAAGCATTTCACACACAATGGAACTCCACACTTCATACACCCTTGCGAAGGACGAGATTTACAAGAGGATAGAGCACATTTCCATGCCTGTTTTCCAAGGGGTTCGACGAGGTGACCAATATTGTCATAACGTACATCTGGAATAACCCGAAATGACTGTCTTGGCCGGCCTATTCCCACACGTGGTTCTGCCTGCTGAAGGTATGTCCTTGCAATGTAGCAAATTGGTTGTTTCTTCATTAGAATAAACTGCTTGTTCGCTATTTTCTGGTCCTTGGATGCATACCTCGTCGCAGGTGAAGTGACTTTCCAGCTAACAACACCTCGGTAGTTTCAAACTTTCAGTTCCTTGTTACTATCCAAGCAGAATGTACCAGCGTAAGaagtaagttattttgttttttatgtgtCTCAAAAGTTCGTTATATATGAGTGAATATTTTTCGGTTGTCCTATATTACTGAAGGTTGCTTTCATCAACACGATGCAGAAGCCAGCAGTTCTGAATCATTGCATCAATTACCCAAGAAAATAAAGGCCACCACCACTTTTTCATTCTAATGGATATACGGTAACAATTGATGTTTTGGTCCATCCTACCAGTGCCACCCATGTGCCTGTTGTAATCCCCGATGAGATAAGGACTACttacactaattttctttttgtcctttgctgACCATCGAGATACACTTTCCAGAGGATAAACAGGAGAAATATTTGATATCACTGAAACTACTGCATTATCCTTCCAGCGTTCCAACAAGATCTTGTGAATATTATCCACAACAACATCCGTATCTCCTCGAGGAACCTTCTTCATTTCGTTTGTGGAGTTTATAGGACAAGTCTTCGGAATTCTGCTGTCCCGTATTGTTCCAGTTGCTCCATAGTTTATCTCTCGTAGGTGATTTACTAAAGGTAAACTTGTGAAGTAGTTGTCGTAGTAAAACCTCACTGGTATATCTTTGATATGACTTGGTAGTTTTTCGAATAAAATCATCCAAACCTTTCTTCATAGTGA encodes the following:
- the LOC137624353 gene encoding piggyBac transposable element-derived protein 2-like, whose amino-acid sequence is MILFEKLPSHIKDIPVRFYYDNYFTSLPLVNHLREINYGATGTIRDSRIPKTCPINSTNEMKKVPRGDTDVVVDNIHKILLERWKDNAVVSVISNISPVYPLESVSRWSAKDKKKISVSSPYLIGDYNRHMGGTGRMDQNINCYRISIRMKKWWWPLFSWVIDAMIQNCWLLHRVDESNLQ